Proteins encoded together in one Microbacterium sp. ABRD28 window:
- a CDS encoding large exoprotein: MDSTYDGYGAMLAFLLILLPLLLIFALAGYLISAFFLMKIFEKAGVEGKWRAWVPVYNTLVLAKLGDLSPWVMLGAVVGSAILSQIPVIGWILSLVAIAVGVIVGWRVGLKLGKDWPYLLLWLIPGVGTLIWLGILAFSSDRWNPNIPPAPWANSFLKDTTVWPGIPQQQSAVAAPGYGYPTAASGGPAAPPAGYEPAPGYQAPPAPAAAPPATPPAPPATPPAAAPPANPTPPPAAPPANEPPAGPDAPRP, translated from the coding sequence ATGGATTCCACGTACGACGGATACGGCGCGATGCTGGCGTTCCTGCTGATCCTGCTGCCGCTCCTGCTCATCTTCGCGCTCGCGGGGTATCTGATCAGCGCCTTCTTCCTCATGAAGATCTTCGAGAAGGCCGGCGTCGAAGGGAAGTGGCGAGCGTGGGTGCCGGTGTACAACACCCTGGTCCTGGCAAAACTCGGTGACCTCTCTCCCTGGGTCATGCTGGGCGCCGTCGTGGGTTCGGCCATCCTCAGCCAGATACCGGTCATCGGCTGGATCCTGTCCCTGGTGGCCATCGCGGTCGGCGTCATCGTCGGCTGGCGGGTCGGGCTGAAGCTCGGAAAGGACTGGCCCTACCTGCTCCTCTGGCTCATTCCCGGCGTCGGAACCCTGATCTGGCTGGGCATCCTCGCCTTCTCCTCCGACCGTTGGAACCCCAACATCCCGCCGGCGCCGTGGGCGAACTCGTTCCTCAAGGACACCACGGTGTGGCCCGGCATCCCGCAGCAGCAGAGTGCCGTCGCGGCGCCCGGCTACGGCTACCCGACGGCCGCGTCCGGCGGCCCGGCCGCGCCGCCCGCCGGGTACGAACCCGCGCCGGGCTACCAGGCTCCGCCCGCGCCGGCTGCCGCGCCGCCCGCAACGCCCCCGGCACCTCCTGCCACGCCGCCGGCGGCCGCGCCCCCGGCGAACCCGACCCCGCCGCCCGCGGCGCCGCCGGCGAACGAGCCGCCCGCGGGACCGGACGCTCCGCGTCCGTAA
- a CDS encoding DUF4282 domain-containing protein, with product MSTDTPPPLPRQPAAEAARATEPAAPGIAGVDDTGVPSVGDSDTADIGRGFFRALFDLSFRTFITRRLAAVFYVVGLMAIGIAFVVYLVTGIVEGIGALWFNPGAGISLIVATVILVPLFSFLAVIALRFVIEAVVALIAIAENTERTAAHTRR from the coding sequence ATGAGCACCGACACCCCTCCCCCGCTGCCCCGTCAGCCCGCCGCCGAGGCCGCCCGCGCCACCGAGCCCGCGGCGCCCGGCATCGCCGGCGTCGACGACACCGGCGTCCCGTCCGTCGGCGACAGCGACACGGCCGACATCGGGCGGGGCTTCTTCCGCGCGCTGTTCGATCTGTCGTTCCGCACTTTCATCACACGACGGTTGGCTGCCGTGTTCTACGTCGTGGGTCTGATGGCGATCGGCATCGCCTTCGTCGTCTATCTCGTGACCGGGATCGTCGAGGGCATCGGCGCTCTCTGGTTCAACCCGGGCGCAGGCATCTCGCTGATCGTGGCCACCGTCATCCTGGTCCCGCTCTTCTCGTTCCTGGCGGTGATCGCTCTCCGGTTCGTCATCGAAGCGGTCGTCGCTCTCATCGCGATCGCGGAGAACACCGAGCGCACTGCAGCGCACACGCGGCGGTAG
- a CDS encoding ABC transporter ATP-binding protein, translating into MLGKLLARYLRPGWPLIVAVVVFQLAQSIASLLLPTLNADIIDNGVITGDIPYIWSTGLVMLGISLVQIVCAIIAVYFGSRLAMGVGRQLRADLFHRVVAFSQREVGHFGAASLITRNTNDVQQVQMLVQVSATLMVSAPILAVGGVVLAISQDVGLSWLMAVSIPALLIIVGLIVWRMVPAFTVMQKRIDRVNQILREQLSGIRVIRAFVREPQERARFSVASAEVMATGLRAGNLMALMFPAVMLVLNVSSVAVIWFGAFQVQQNDVQIGTLFAFLTYIMQILMGVMMATFMFVMIPRAAVCADRIGEVLDTDPSVAPPAVPAIPPAARGAVRFDGVAFAYPGAADPVLSDISFEVAPGTTTAVIGSTGSGKTTLIGLVPRLFDATAGSVRVDGTDVRDVDPDELWRRVGLIPQRAFLFSGTVASNLRYGDPDAGDAELWRALELAQAADFVRAMPEQLDAPIAQGGTNVSGGQRQRLAIARALVKKPEIYLFDDAFSALDLATDAALRQALDTHLPHATRIVVAQRVSTVQSADQIVVLDHGRVVGIGTHDELVESSQTYREIVESQLSVEAA; encoded by the coding sequence GTGCTCGGCAAGCTCCTCGCCCGTTACCTCCGGCCCGGCTGGCCGCTGATCGTCGCCGTGGTGGTGTTCCAGCTGGCGCAGTCGATCGCGTCGCTGCTCCTGCCCACGCTCAACGCCGACATCATCGACAACGGCGTCATCACCGGCGACATCCCCTACATCTGGTCCACGGGCCTCGTCATGCTCGGGATCAGCCTGGTGCAGATCGTCTGCGCGATCATCGCCGTGTACTTCGGATCCCGCCTGGCGATGGGAGTGGGGCGGCAGCTGCGCGCCGACCTCTTCCACCGCGTCGTCGCCTTCTCGCAGCGCGAGGTCGGTCACTTCGGAGCCGCATCGCTCATCACCCGCAACACCAATGACGTCCAGCAGGTGCAGATGCTGGTTCAGGTGTCGGCGACCCTCATGGTGTCGGCGCCGATCCTCGCCGTCGGCGGCGTCGTCCTCGCCATCAGCCAGGACGTGGGTCTGTCATGGCTGATGGCGGTGTCGATCCCGGCCCTTCTCATCATCGTCGGGTTGATCGTGTGGCGCATGGTGCCCGCCTTCACCGTCATGCAGAAGCGGATCGACCGGGTGAACCAGATCCTGCGCGAGCAGCTCAGCGGAATCCGCGTCATCCGCGCTTTCGTCCGCGAGCCCCAAGAACGCGCGCGATTCTCGGTCGCGAGCGCGGAGGTGATGGCCACCGGCCTTCGCGCGGGCAACCTCATGGCCCTGATGTTCCCGGCGGTGATGCTGGTGCTGAACGTCTCGAGCGTCGCCGTGATCTGGTTCGGCGCGTTCCAGGTGCAGCAGAACGACGTGCAGATCGGCACGCTCTTCGCCTTCCTGACGTACATCATGCAGATCCTCATGGGCGTCATGATGGCGACCTTCATGTTCGTGATGATCCCCCGGGCCGCGGTCTGCGCCGATCGCATCGGCGAGGTGCTTGACACCGACCCCTCGGTGGCGCCCCCTGCCGTGCCGGCCATCCCGCCGGCGGCCCGAGGTGCCGTGCGCTTCGACGGGGTGGCCTTCGCCTACCCCGGCGCCGCCGATCCCGTGCTCAGCGACATCTCGTTCGAGGTGGCGCCCGGGACCACGACCGCCGTCATCGGGTCGACCGGGTCGGGCAAGACCACCCTGATCGGCCTGGTGCCGCGGCTCTTCGACGCCACAGCGGGATCGGTGCGGGTGGACGGGACGGATGTCCGCGACGTCGACCCCGATGAGCTGTGGCGCCGGGTGGGACTGATCCCGCAGCGCGCGTTCCTGTTCTCGGGAACGGTGGCCTCGAACCTGCGCTACGGCGATCCGGACGCCGGGGACGCCGAGCTGTGGCGCGCGCTCGAACTCGCCCAGGCGGCCGACTTCGTCCGCGCCATGCCGGAGCAACTCGACGCACCGATCGCCCAGGGCGGCACCAACGTCTCGGGTGGGCAGCGTCAGCGACTCGCGATCGCGCGGGCGCTGGTGAAGAAACCCGAGATCTATCTCTTCGATGACGCCTTCTCGGCCCTGGACCTCGCCACCGATGCCGCGCTCCGACAGGCGCTGGACACGCATCTTCCGCACGCGACGCGGATCGTCGTGGCCCAACGGGTCTCGACCGTCCAGAGCGCCGATCAGATCGTCGTCCTCGACCACGGCCGCGTCGTCGGCATCGGCACCCACGATGAGCTGGTGGAATCCAGCCAGACGTACCGCGAGATCGTCGAGTCGCAGCTCTCGGTGGAGGCGGCATGA
- a CDS encoding aldo/keto reductase, protein MNAVPLRRIGSSGLLVSAVGLGCNNFGRPGTRTETIEGTRAVLDAAIDAGVTFLDTADMYGGDPGQSESLMGEALAGRRDQVVLATKFGHSGRDMGYGLAGAKASRAYIRRAVDASLTRLQTDWIDLYQLHTPDPGTPMEETLDALNDLVREGKVRYIGHSNLSGWQIAEAHFVAEHRGTVPFVSSQDHYSLLARGVERERLPAAEHFGLGFLPYFPLHNGLLTGKFSRTEAPSDTRIMRQRPHLWENAPWDALEAYASFCRDQGITMLEATFGWLLARSSISSVIAGATSPEQVRANAAAATAWTPTVADVAEIDAIFPLPDDPAA, encoded by the coding sequence ATGAATGCTGTGCCGCTTCGTCGTATCGGATCATCCGGTCTGCTCGTCTCCGCCGTCGGGCTCGGCTGCAACAACTTCGGCCGGCCGGGCACCCGCACCGAGACCATAGAGGGCACCCGCGCCGTCCTCGACGCCGCGATCGATGCGGGGGTGACCTTCCTCGACACCGCCGACATGTACGGGGGCGACCCCGGTCAGTCCGAGAGCCTCATGGGCGAGGCTCTCGCGGGGCGCCGCGACCAGGTCGTGCTCGCAACGAAATTCGGTCATTCCGGCCGCGACATGGGATACGGGCTGGCGGGCGCCAAGGCCTCTCGCGCCTACATCCGTCGTGCGGTCGACGCCTCCCTGACCCGGCTGCAGACCGACTGGATCGACCTCTACCAGCTGCACACTCCCGACCCCGGAACGCCGATGGAAGAGACCCTCGACGCGCTGAACGACCTGGTGAGGGAGGGGAAGGTGCGCTACATCGGGCATTCCAACCTCAGCGGGTGGCAGATCGCCGAGGCGCACTTCGTCGCCGAGCACCGCGGAACCGTCCCCTTCGTGTCGTCGCAGGACCACTACAGCCTGCTCGCGCGGGGTGTCGAGCGGGAGCGCCTCCCCGCCGCCGAGCACTTCGGTCTGGGCTTCCTGCCCTACTTCCCCCTCCACAACGGCCTTCTCACGGGGAAGTTCTCCCGTACCGAGGCGCCCTCCGACACCCGCATCATGCGTCAGCGTCCGCACCTGTGGGAGAACGCACCGTGGGACGCGCTCGAGGCCTACGCCTCGTTCTGCCGCGATCAGGGGATCACCATGCTCGAGGCGACCTTCGGATGGCTGCTGGCACGGTCGTCGATCTCCTCCGTCATCGCCGGTGCGACGAGCCCCGAACAGGTGCGCGCCAACGCCGCCGCCGCGACGGCGTGGACACCCACCGTCGCCGATGTCGCCGAGATCGACGCGATCTTCCCCCTGCCGGACGACCCGGCAGCCTGA
- a CDS encoding peroxide stress protein YaaA, whose amino-acid sequence MLILLPPSETKQTGGRRRALDLDSLALPSLGPQREAVLAALITLSDDADEAARVLKLGPRQRDEVAVNALLRTAPTLPAADRYTGVLFDALDAPSLDAPARRWLKTHVLIHSAPFGPVGALDPIPNYRLGAGVRLPGLAAPARHWADPVAAALATVAPPFILDLRSHAYVALGPVPGSVPAVSLRIVTDAPGGTVRALNHFNKHAKGELVRLLAMERPRIRSVAGFRQWADDAGLRVVGESDSAELDLIV is encoded by the coding sequence CACCCTCCGAGACGAAGCAGACCGGCGGGCGCCGTCGGGCGCTCGACCTCGACAGCCTGGCGCTGCCCTCCCTCGGGCCGCAGCGCGAGGCGGTTCTCGCGGCGCTGATCACGCTGTCGGACGATGCGGACGAGGCCGCCCGGGTGCTGAAGCTCGGACCGCGCCAGCGTGACGAGGTCGCGGTCAACGCGCTCCTGCGCACCGCCCCGACGCTTCCCGCGGCCGACCGCTACACCGGGGTGCTCTTCGACGCCCTCGATGCTCCGAGCCTCGATGCGCCGGCGCGACGCTGGCTGAAGACGCACGTGCTCATCCACTCCGCCCCGTTCGGCCCCGTGGGGGCGCTCGATCCCATCCCCAACTACCGATTGGGCGCCGGTGTGCGCCTCCCCGGGCTCGCGGCACCCGCCCGGCACTGGGCGGATCCTGTCGCCGCCGCCCTCGCGACCGTGGCACCGCCGTTCATCCTCGACCTCCGCTCCCACGCCTACGTCGCTCTCGGACCGGTGCCCGGCTCCGTCCCCGCTGTCTCGCTGCGGATCGTCACCGACGCCCCGGGCGGCACGGTGCGCGCTCTGAACCACTTCAACAAGCACGCCAAGGGCGAGCTCGTCCGGCTGCTCGCCATGGAGCGACCGCGCATCCGCAGCGTCGCGGGGTTCCGGCAATGGGCGGATGACGCGGGGCTGCGGGTGGTCGGAGAGTCCGACTCCGCAGAGCTCGACCTGATCGTCTGA